Proteins from one Mycobacterium sp. SMC-2 genomic window:
- a CDS encoding acyl-CoA dehydrogenase, which translates to MSAVDAHPTYGITDEFVARLAERAEEAERLRRLPAATVSEFRQTDLFRLLLPARFGGIQASFPELLEPVRRMAHGCASSAWTLGFYALHNWMLSLFDMRVQEEVFASGPVLAPAPLAPTGRGVPADGGVRLTGRWSWATGAMDADWVMVGALIERSDRIDPVLVVLPADQVEVADTWHTAGMRGTGSHDVVVTDVFVPEHRMVAVADIYAGTAPGAMAHAVPTYRWPMVPALALVASMPVLGAAERVTELFAERLGERVLAYSGVAQKDQPAAQIRLASARVRLRALRALVDETARRIDDLVARGERVHRAVRAEARLATAHTVHESRAIIADLLDASGASAQFLSNPLQRFKRDVDIAAGHVVFDYDVSRELAGALAIGAKISPIAMI; encoded by the coding sequence ATGTCCGCGGTCGACGCTCATCCGACGTACGGCATCACCGACGAATTCGTCGCGCGACTGGCCGAGCGCGCCGAGGAGGCCGAGCGGCTGCGCCGGCTGCCCGCGGCGACGGTCAGCGAGTTCCGGCAGACCGACCTGTTCCGGCTGTTGCTCCCGGCGCGCTTCGGCGGCATCCAGGCGTCGTTCCCGGAACTGCTGGAACCGGTTCGGCGGATGGCGCACGGGTGCGCGTCCAGCGCCTGGACGCTGGGTTTCTACGCCCTGCACAACTGGATGCTGTCGCTGTTCGACATGCGGGTCCAGGAGGAGGTGTTCGCCTCGGGCCCGGTGCTGGCGCCTGCTCCCCTGGCCCCCACCGGCCGGGGCGTCCCGGCCGACGGCGGGGTGCGGCTGACGGGCCGGTGGTCGTGGGCCACGGGCGCGATGGACGCGGACTGGGTGATGGTCGGGGCGCTCATCGAGCGGTCGGACCGCATCGATCCGGTGCTGGTCGTGCTGCCCGCCGACCAGGTCGAGGTCGCCGACACCTGGCACACCGCCGGCATGCGCGGCACCGGCTCCCACGACGTCGTCGTCACCGACGTCTTCGTTCCGGAGCACCGCATGGTCGCGGTGGCCGACATCTACGCCGGAACGGCGCCGGGCGCTATGGCGCACGCGGTGCCGACGTATCGGTGGCCGATGGTTCCCGCGCTGGCGCTGGTGGCGTCGATGCCGGTGCTCGGCGCCGCCGAACGGGTGACCGAGCTGTTCGCCGAGCGGCTGGGCGAGCGTGTCCTGGCGTATAGCGGTGTGGCGCAGAAGGATCAGCCCGCCGCGCAGATCCGGCTCGCGAGTGCGCGGGTTCGGTTGCGCGCTTTGCGGGCGCTGGTCGACGAGACCGCTCGGCGCATCGATGACCTGGTGGCCCGCGGCGAGCGGGTGCACCGAGCGGTGCGGGCCGAGGCGCGGCTCGCAACCGCCCACACGGTGCACGAGAGCCGGGCCATTATTGCCGATCTGCTGGACGCCTCCGGCGCCAGCGCGCAGTTCCTGTCCAACCCGCTGCAGCGCTTCAAACGCGACGTGGACATCGCGGCCGGGCATGTCGTGTTCGACTACGACGTGAGCCGAGAGTTGGCCGGTGCCTTGGCGATTGGCGCCAAGATTTCGCCGATCGCGATGATTTAG